One segment of Coffea arabica cultivar ET-39 chromosome 7c, Coffea Arabica ET-39 HiFi, whole genome shotgun sequence DNA contains the following:
- the LOC140010458 gene encoding small ribosomal subunit protein eS24z-like, whose product MADKAVTIRTRKFMTNRLLSRKQFVIDVLHPGRPNVSKAELKEKLARMYEVKDPNAIFVFKFRTHFGGGKSTGFGLIYDSVENAKKFEPKYRLIRNGLDTKVEKSRKQLKERKNRAKKIRGVKKTKAGDAAKGGKKK is encoded by the exons ATGGCGGACAAGGCGGTGACTATTCGAACCAGGAAGTTTATGACTAATCGGCTTCTCTCCAGGAAGCAATTC GTGATCGATGTTCTGCATCCAGGGCGACCTAATGTTTCCAAG GCTGAGTTGAAGGAGAAATTGGCAAGGATGTATGAGGTCAAGGACCCGAATGCCATTTTTGTCTTCAAATTCAGGACGCACTTTGGGGGAGGCAAGTCAACTGGGTTTGGATTGATTTATGATTCTGTTGAGAATGCGAAGAAATTTGAACCCAAGTACCGGCTTATCAGG AATGGCCTGGATACAAAGGTGGAGAAATCTAGGAAGCAgctcaaagaaaggaagaaCAGAGCCAAAAAGATCCGTGGTGTAAAGAAG ACAAAGGCTGGTGACGCTGCCAAAGGTGGAAAGAAGAAATAA
- the LOC140010459 gene encoding protein EARLY-RESPONSIVE TO DEHYDRATION 7, chloroplastic-like has protein sequence MASEKNNPTRSPMYPQVIDPNYETTLPPSSSSPSSRPNLYPTIDMKDLVENLFPDVNDETSPANISSAPSAPPESIEETLLTVPGAILHLIDKQYSVELATGDLVILRLRQGDNTVAVLARVADEIQWPLTKDLAAVKLDPSRYFFSFRAPKEGEGSDSSSDDEIDDKRQKQKQKKKKNRKESENIESLDVLNYGLTIASKGQEDLLKQLDGVLEISSSFSVQQVEEKVVAQLGGAVAREVSPADLVSEKKKEVLEERCAAYWTTLAPNVEEYSGTAAKLIAAGSGQLVKGILWCGDVTVDRLKWGNEVLKTRMTTGSKAEVSPDTLRRIKRVKRVTKMTEKVALGVLSGVVKVSGFFTSSVANSKAGKKFFGLLPGEMVLASLDGFSKICDAVEVAGKNVMSTSSTVTTGLVSHRYGEEAAKAASEGLDAAGHAVGTAWAVFKIRKALNPKGVLSPRSLAKSAAKSVAAEKKAKSSK, from the exons ATGGCGTCGGAGAAAAATAATCCTACTCGATCTCCAATGTACCCTCAGGTCATCGACCCAAATTACGAAACTACCCTCCCCCCATCTTCATCATCGCCATCCTCGCGCCCCAATCTGTACCCTACCATTGACATGAAAGACCTCGTCGAGAACCTCTTTCCGGACGTTAATGACGAAACTTCCCCCGCAAACATTTCTAGTGCCCCCTCTGCCCCTCCCGAATCCATAGAGGAAACTCTCCTCACTGTCCCCGGCGCCATCCTCCACTTGATCGACAAGCAATACTCCGTCGAGCTCGCCACTGGGGATTTAGTCATCCTCCGTCTCCGGCAAGGAGACAACACCGTTGCCGTTCTAGCCCGGGTGGCTGACGAGATCCAGTGGCCTCTGACCAAGGACCTGGCCGCCGTCAAACTCGATCCTTCTCGTTACTTCTTCTCCTTCCGCGCCCCGAAAGAGGGCGAAGGTTCGGACTCCAGCAGCGACGATGAAATTGATGACAAAAGGCAAAAgcagaagcaaaagaaaaagaaaaatagaaaagaatcAGAAAATATTGAGTCGTTAGACGTGTTAAATTACGGATTGACGATAGCTTCGAAGGGTCAGGAGGATTTGTTGAAACAATTAGATGGAGTTTTAGAGATTTCGAGCAGTTTTTCAGTACAACAAGTCGAAGAAAAGGTGGTGGCGCAGTTGGGTGGCGCGGTGGCCAGGGAGGTGTCGCCAGCTGACTTGGTGTCGGAGAAGAAGAAGGAGGTATTGGAAGAGCGGTGCGCAGCGTATTGGACCACGCTGGCGCCTAATGTAGAAGAGTACAGTGGGACTGCAGCCAAGTTGATAGCAGCTGGATCAGGCCAGTTAGTTAAGGGGATATTGTGGTGTGGAGACGTTACCGTGGATAGGTTGAAATGGGGAAATGAGGTTTTAAAGACGAGAATGACCACAGGGTCCAAGGCTGAGGTTAGTCCCGATACCTTAAGAAGGATAAAAAG GGTTAAGAGAGTGACAAAGATGACTGAGAAGGTAGCGCTAGGGGTCCTTTCAGGTGTTGTGAAGGTTTCAGGTTTCTTTACCAGTTCAGTTGCCAACTCCAAAGCTGGAAAGAAGTTCTTTGGCCTCTTACCAGGGGAAATGGTCCTTGCCTCTCTGGATGGATTCA GTAAAATTTGTGATGCTGTCGAGGTAGCAGGAAAGAATGTAATGTCAACGTCATCGACCGTGACGACTGGACTTGTCTCCCATAG ATATGGGGAAGAAGCAGCTAAGGCAGCAAGTGAAGGGCTCGATGCTGCAGGGCATGCCGTAGGAACTGCATGGGCTGTGTTTAAGATCAGAAAGGCTCTAAATCCAAAAGGTGTTCTAAGCCCCCGTTCCTTGGCTAAGTCTGCTGCTAAATCTGTTGCTGCTGAGAAAAAAGCTAAGAGTTCCAAGTAA
- the LOC113699390 gene encoding histidine kinase 1-like, with product MAHAASNSPSVTFESPPSSFRAMGLWLRSYVNRILASANSCRRNRSRCCKRTFNRDVEAEELQDTSTVCLSSYYSVFMVRLAIMVMLAILIGMLTLLTWHFTKVYTQRSLDTLAYGLRFELLQRPMLRMWNIINSTVEITTAQVKLSEYVIRRYSKPVNQAQQVELYEVMRDVTWALFASQRALSSITINYRNGFVQAFHRDHRSNKTSYIYSDLVNYSINGYDADTRSSHQGWNDQSIHGNMSAIWYRQPLDPVTGEKIGKSSPIPPDELINIAGISQIPDGAASWHVAVSKYTDSPLLSAALPVWDSSKESIVAVVGVTTALYSVGQLMKELVGFHSGHIYLTSQEGWLLATSSNTPLLMNSTTGPKLMMAVDSEDRVIRSGAEWLQRVYGDKFPLNDEVHIEHARLGHQLYYIDSFFLNLKRLPMVGVIIIPRKYIMGRVDERAFKTLVVLISASVCILVVGCVCIFVLTNGVSKEMKLRAELISHLDARRKAEASSNYKSQFLANMSHELRTPMAAVIGLLDILVCDDCLTNEQYANVTQIRKCSTALLRLLNNILDLSKVESGKLVLEETEFDLGRELEGLVDMFSVQCINHNVEIILDLSDDMPKLVQGDSARVVQIFANLISNSIKFTTSGHVILRGWSENPNSVLSSGKCSISQKDSWPGQKMKLKLHGSHGKRSLKKENKMVLWFEVDDTGCGIDPSKWESVFESFEQADPSTTRLHGGTGLGLCIVRTLVNKMGGEIKVEKKNGPGALMRLYLILSTPADLNGAGKHCQFKFKEHKLTMVLALNGRMGRSTMAQWLQKNLVHTYEASEWNELTQTLQEHFKASYMHIPPGEFSESDQMHTQGISISVVVIVIVIGLLELSTDIWKEQLAYLDKYSSIAKFAWILNHDTPNAIKAELRWRGHLLMVSRPLYKAKIVQILEAVIKDQQMELQKYVTATIEGNLNECHEIDAIHSWTPSSDDSDKSERDDLRLASPFYRTPNASPSLNRTPNGHHAEFAHVRYEENACNKKSPGQTRQEEQQSPITCLKERDTVRISTSMDEQSSLKGLRILLAEDTPVLQRVATIMLEKLGAKVVAVGDGLQAVEALKFLLHSSELRKESPVEDDNSEIITANGLSLLPYDLILMDCQMPKMDGYEATKAIRKSELGSGSHIPIVALTAHAMSCDEAKCLEVGMDAYLSKPIDRKLMVSTILSLTKRTA from the exons ATGGCTCATGCAGCCAGCAACAGTCCCTCTGTTACCTTTGAGTCTCCACCATCTTCATTCAGGGCAATGGGGTTGTGGCTGAGAAGTTATGTTAACAGAATTCTTGCTTCTGCTAATTCTTGTAGAAGAAACCGATCTCGTTGCTGCAAGAGAACTTTCAATAGGGATGTTGAAGCTGAAGAACTTCAGGATACAAGTACTGTTTGTCTCTCATCATACTACAGCGTTTTCATGGTTCGTCTTGCAATCATG GTCATGCTTGCAATTTTGATTGGCATGCTAACTTTACTAACATGGCATTTTACTAAAGTTTATACACAAAGATCACTGGATACATTAGCCTATGGACTTCGGTTTGAACTACTGCAGCGACCCATGCTACGAATGTGGAACATCATAAATTCCACTGTTGAAATAACAACAGCTcaggtgaaattgtcagaataTGTAATCAGGAGGTACAGCAAGCCTGTCAATCAAGCACAGCAAGTTGAG TTGTATGAAGTAATGAGAGACGTGACCTGGGCACTATTTGCAAGTCAAAGAGCTCTCAGCTCAATAACCATAAACTACAGAAATGGTTTTGTTCAAGCTTTCCATAGAGATCACAGGAGCAACAAAACTTCCTACATATACTCCGATCTCGTCAACTATTCAATAAACGGGTATGATGCCGATACGCGGTCTTCTCATCAAGGGTGGAATGATCAATCCATACATGGAAATATGTCTGCAATTTGGTATCGGCAACCTCTAGACCCTGTTACAGGTGAAAAGATCGGGAAATCAAGCCCAATACCGCCAGATGAACTAATCAATATTGCTGGCATCTCACAAATACCTGATGGTGCGGCTTCATGGCACGTGGCAGTGAGCAAGTATACGGATTCTCCGCTGCTTTCTGCAGCATTACCTGTTTGGGACTCATCTAAAGAAAGCATAGTAGCTGTTGTAGGTGTTACTACAGCACTTTATAGTGTGGGTCAACTAATGAAAGAACTTGTTGGGTTCCACAGTGGACACATATACTTAACCTCTCAAGAAGGTTGGTTGCTTGCTACTTCCTCAAATACTCCTCTGTTAATGAATTCAACAACGGGACCAAAGCTCATGATGGCTGTTGATTCGGAAGATCGTGTAATACGTTCTGGAGCTGAGTGGTTACAGAGAGTATATGGTGACAAGTTTCCTTTGAATGATGAAGTTCATATAGAACATGCAAGGCTTGGTCATCAGCTGTATTACATAGACTCATTTTTCCTCAACTTAAAGAGACTTCCCATG GTGGGGGTTATCATCATCCCAAGAAAGTATATCATGGGCAGGGTGGATGAGAGAGCTTTCAAGACATTAGTAGTTTTGATATCAGCATCTGTTTGTATCTTAGTAGTTGGATGTGTTTGCATCTTTGTATTGACTAATGGGGTGTCAAAGGAAATGAAGTTAAGAGCAGAATTGATTAGCCACCTTGATGCGAGGAGGAAGGCAGAAGCATCAAGTAACTATAAAAGCCAGTTTTTAGCAAACATGAG TCATGAGCTACGAACACCTATGGCTGCTGTGATTGGGTTGCTGGACATCCTGGTTTGTGATGATTGCCTCACCAATGAGCAGTATGCAAATGTTACGCAAATTCGCAAATGTTCAACTGCTTTGCTCCGTCTTCTTAACAATATATTGGATCTCAGCAAG GTTGAATCCGGAAAACTAGTGCTGGAAGAAACTGAGTTTGACTTGGGCCGGGAACTTGAAGGGCTTGTTGATATGTTCTCTGTCCAGTGCATTAACCACAATGTGGAAATCATTCTAGATCTCTCTG ATGACATGCCAAAATTAGTTCAAGGAGACTCAGCTCGAGTTGTTCAAATTTTTGCCAACCTCATCAGCAACTCTATCAAGTTTACAACTT CTGGCCACGTTATTCTTCGGGGTTGGTCTGAAAATCCAAATTCTGTCCTTAGCAGCGGGAAGTGTTCAATTAGTCAAAAGGATTCTTGGCCAGGACAGAAGATGAAATTAAAGCTACATGGAAGCCACGGAAAGAGATCcttgaagaaagaaaacaagatgGTTCTTTGGTTTGAAGTCGATGACACAGGGTGTG GAATCGATCCAAGCAAATGGGAATCTGTATTTGAAAGCTTCGAGCAAGCTGATCCTTCAACTACTCGCTT GCATGGTGGTACTGGGCTCGGTCTTTGCATTGTACGAACCTTG GTTAACAAGATGGGTGGAGAGATCAAagttgaaaagaagaatgggcCAGGTGCTCTGATGCGACTGTACCTAATTCTCAGCACACCTGCAGATCTAAATGGTGCAGGAAAGCATTGCcaattcaaattcaaagaaCATAAATTGACA ATGGTGCTTGCACTTAATGGAAGAATGGGTAGATCGACTATGGCCCAATGGTTACAGAAAAATTTGGTGCACACATATGAAGCATCTGAATGGAATGAACTGACACAAACTCTTCAGGAACACTTCAAAGCCAGTTACATGCATATTCCACCAGGTGAATTTTCTGAAAGTGACCAAATGCATACGCAAGGCATCAGCATCTCAGTTGTCGTCATAGTCATTGTTATTGGACTTCTTGAATTAAGCACGGATATATGGAAGGAACAGCTCGCTTACCTGGATAAATACAGTAGCATAGCTAAGTTTGCATGGATTTTGAACCATGATACACCCAATGCTATTAAGGCAGAACTTCGTTGGAGAGGGCATTTATTGATGGTCAGTAGACCACTTTACAAGGCGAAAATAGTTCAGATTTTGGAAGCTGTGATAAAGGATCAACAGATGGAGCTTCAGAAGTATGTGACTGCTACAATAGAAGGAAATTTGAATGAATGCCATGAAATTGATGCTATTCATTCTTGGACTCCCAGCTCTGATGACTCTGACAAGTCAGAACGTGATGATCTTAGACTTGCGAGTCCATTTTACAGGACACCTAATGCCTCTCCATCCCTAAATAGGACACCTAACGGACATCATGCTGAATTTGCTCATGTGAGGTATGAAGAAAATGCTTGCAACAAGAAAAGTCCAGGTCAGACGAGACAAGAAGAGCAACAGTCTCCTATTACTTGCCTTAAAGAGAGAGATACTGTGCGTATAAGTACATCTATGGATGAACAGAGTTCTTTAAAGGGACTACGTATTCTGCTTGCAGAAGATACTCCAGTCCTTCAGAGAGTTGCAACTATAATGCTGGAAAAGTTGGGCGCCAAAGTTGTGGCTGTAGGAGACGGACTGCAGGCAGTCGAAGCTCTGAAATTCTTGTTGCATTCAAGTGAATTGAGAAAGGAGTCTCCCGTGGAAGATGACAACTCAGAAATTATCACCGCCAATGGACTTTCTTTGCTGCCATATGACTTGATCCTAATGGATTGTCAG ATGCCAAAGATGGATGGCTATGAAGCAACAAAAGCAATCAGAAAGTCAGAATTGGGTTCTGGTTCCCACATCCCAATTGTCGCGCTGACAGCTCATGCAATGTCATGCGATGAAGCCAAATGCTTGGAGGTGGGGATGGATGCTTATCTGTCGAAGCCAATTGATCGCAAGTTGATGGTTTCAACTATTCTTTCCTTGACCAAGAGAACAGCCTAA
- the LOC113701035 gene encoding uncharacterized protein has product MREDYETEEKKQAAADVLFHYSKFVMACIGNQVRPCDMRLHLMKEVSGLPTKLKKESARMATSPDAVGESSSSGTSRLDKTESFRAL; this is encoded by the exons ATGAGGGAAGACTACGAG ACTGAAGAAAAGAAGCAAGCTGCCGCTGATGTTCTGTTTCATTATTCCAAATTTGTTATGGCGTGTATTGGGAACCAAGTTCGACCCTGTGACATGAGATTGCATTTGATGAAG GAGGTTTCCGGGTTGCCCACAAAACTAAAGAAGGAGTCAGCTCGTATGGCCACTTCCCCTGATGCAGTGGGAGAGTCATCCAGTTCTGGCACTTCCAGGCTTGACAAAACAGAGAGTTTTAGAGCACTGTAG
- the LOC113697818 gene encoding protein POLLENLESS 3-LIKE 2-like, with amino-acid sequence MLQDMWNAPPGFRPTKSAPSSPAKPLGVSRTRSESFQVAHKVPVGDTPYVRAKNVQLVDKDPEKAIPLFWAAINAGDRVDSALKDMAIVMKQQNRAEEAIEAIKSLRSRCSDQAQEALDNILLDLYKRCGRLDDQIGLLRHKLYLIQQGMAFNGKRTKTARSQGKKFQVSVEQEATRLLGNLGWALMQQHNYIEAEDAYRRALLIAADNNKMCNLGICLMKQGRIAEAKENLRRVKPAVADGPRGIDSHLKAYERAQQMLRDLESEMMNKGGDRVEQSKLFDAFLGSSAVWQPQPCKEQSNVSTADSSNHHRDEYADENISSNLIQNQMVPPVQKNVKSSAVYGNSLNIDAPPFYFSKSSKDPIGTQFPETLKRTRSGNAANSARAKTMGELMMISSLEPEQKVRKQSISPEKDPDRLADLLPDSKDFEEAILAAVLGSGHESGKFLESRNDAGVSQQKVDKRLKVFQDITLSLSPRA; translated from the exons ATGTTGCAAGATATGTGGAATGCACCTCCTGGATTCAGACCCACGAAATCCGCTCCTTCATCTCCTGCTAAGCCTCTCGGGGTCTCCAGAACTCGCTCTGAATCCTTCCAGGTCGCTCACAAAGTCCCAGTGGGTGACACCCCTTACGTCAGAGCCAAAAATGTCCAA TTAGTGGATAAGGATCCAGAAAAAGCCATACCATTATTTTGGGCAGCCATTAATGCTGGAGATAGAGTAGATAGTGCTTTGAAAGATATGGCAATTGTAATGAAGCAGCAGAATAGGGCAGAAGAAGCTATTGAAGCTATTAAGTCACTAAGAAGTCGGTGTTCTGATCAAGCTCAAGAGGCTCTCGACAACATCTTGTTAGACCTCTACAAG AGATGTGGGAGATTGGATGACCAGATAGGATTGTTAAGGCATAAGTTATACTTAATTCAACAAGGAATGGCCTTTAACGGGAAGCGCACAAAGACAGCAAGATCTCAAGGGAAGAAATTTCAGGTGTCTGTTGAGCAAGAAGCCACCCGATTACTG GGGAACCTGGGATGGGCATTAATGCAGCAACACAACTATATTGAAGCTGAAGATGCTTACCGGAGGGCATTATTGATTGCAGCGGACAATAATAAGATGTGCAATTTGGGCATCTGTTTAATGAAACAAGGGAGAATAGCTGAGGCCAAAGAGAATCTCAGGAGAGTCAAACCAGCAGTGGCTGATGGCCCTAGAGGCATCGATTCACATCTTAAGGCTTATGAGAGAGCTCAGCAAATGCTCCGGGATCTTGAGTCTGAGATGATGAATAAAGGTGGAGATAGGGTAGAACAGAGCAAGTTGTTTGATGCATTCCTGGGTTCCTCAGCAGTCTGGCAGCCTCAGCCTTGTAAAGAGCAGAGCAATGTGTCGACTGCAGATTCTTCTAATCACCACCGGGACGAATATGCTGATGAGAATATCAGTTCTAACCTAATACAGAACCAAATGGTTCCTCCTGTACAGAAAAATGtcaaatcaagtgccgtttatgGGAATTCACTCAACATTGATGCACCgccattttatttttcaaaatcttcCAAGGATCCAATCGGTACTCAGTTTCCAGAAACCCTCAAGAGAACAAGATCTGGAAATGCTGCTAACTCGGCTAGAGCAAAGACAATGGGAGAGTTGATGATGATATCATCCCTAGAGCCAGAACAAAAGGTCCGAAAGCAATCAATTTCGCCAGAGAAAGATCCCGATAGGCTGGCAGATTTGCTACCAGATAGCAAGGACTTTGAAGAGGCAATACTAGCCGCGGTATTAGGTTCAGGCCATGAGTCTGGGAAATTTTTGGAATCCAGGAATGATGCTGGAGTATCTCAGCAAAAGGTTGATAAAAGGTTGAAGGTCTTTCAGGACATCACGCTGTCTTTGAGTCCAAGGGCTTAA
- the LOC113700412 gene encoding L-ascorbate peroxidase 3-like, producing MAAPVVDAEYRKEIERACRNLRALISSKNCAPIMLRLAWHDAGTYDAKTKTGGPNGSIRNEVELKHAANNGLKIAVDLCEEIKAKHPKITYADLYQLAGVVAVEVTGGPTIDFVPGRKDSVVCPEEGRLPDAKEGVSHLRDVFYRMGLSDQDIVALSGGHTLGRAHLERSGFDGPWTYEPLKFDNSYFFELLKGDSEGLLKLPTDKALVEDPEFRRFVEIYAKDQEAFFRDYAASHKKLSELGFNPPSSRFKLAQTAFGVAVAATVIILSYFYEINRRAK from the exons ATGGCGGCACCGGTGGTGGATGCAGAGTACAGGAAGGAAATAGAGAGGGCTTGCAGAAACCTTAGAGCTCTCATTTCCTCCAAGAACTGCGCCCCTATCATGCTCCGCTTAGC GTGGCATGACGCGGGGACTTATGATGCTAAAACAAAGACAGGAGGGCCTAATGGATCAATCAGGAACGAGGTAGAATTGAAGCATGCTGCCAATAACGGCTTGAAAATTGCAGTCGACCTATGTG AGGAGATAAAAGCTAAAcatccaaaaattacatatgcTGACCTCTATCAG CTGGCTGGTGTTGTAGCAGTTGAGGTAACTGGAGGCCCTACCATTGATTTTGTCCCAGGTAGAAAG GACTCTGTGGTTTGTCCGGAAGAAGGCCGCCTTCCTGATGCTAAGGAAG GTGTATCACATTTAAGAGATGTCTTCTACAGGATGGGTCTTTCTGATCAGGATATTGTGGCACTCTCTGGGGGCCACACATTG GGTAGGGCTCATCTAGAGCGATCTGGTTTTGATGGACCTTGGACATATGAACCTCTGAAATTTGACAACTCATATTTCTT CGAGCTTCTGAAAGGCGATTCAGAAGGCCTCTTGAAACTTCCCACAGATAAAGCTCTGGTAGAGGACCCTGAATTTCGTCGATTTGTGGAGATTTATGCAAAG GATCAGGAGGCATTCTTCAGAGATTATGCAGCCTCACATAAGAAACTTTCAGAGCTTGGATTCAACCCACCTTCCTCTCGTTTCAAATTAGCCCAAACTGCATTTGGAGTAGCTGTTGCTGCAACTGTAATCATCTTGAGTTACTTCTACGAAATTAACAGAAGAGCCAAGTAA